AGCAGAGATGGTTGCAAAGCTTCCATCGTGATAAACTCCATAGCCTTTTGTATTATCGCCATTTTTGTTGCCTGAAAGGTTGTTGTAATGGATGGTAGATGAAGAATTTGAGATGGAATAGATTCCATAGCCACATCCAGGCAAGCCACCACCCGAACCACCTGTTCCTGCTTGCCCCCCTATATTATTTGATATAGTATTACCTCTAATATTGTTATTATTAGACGAAAAAAGATATATTCCAATTCCCTTGCCCCCAGGATAAGGACCATAATAATAAACATTTCCACCATTACCACCAATTATATTTGAAATATTGTTTCCTTCAATAATATTACTTCCAGAAGAAAAAAGACAAATCCCTGCTCCAATTCCACCAGCACCACCACCCTTACCTCCATTTCCACCATTTCCACCTTTATTGCTTGAGATGGCATTGTCAATGATAACATTATCTGAGGAAAAATCGAGGTAGATTCCACATCCTACACCACCATCTCCATTACCAGCTTCCCATCCACTACCTCCACCATTCCCTCCATTGTTATCAAATAAAGCGTTATTTATAACGGTAACTCTGTTTGAATGTAAAAGATAAATCCCCGTTCCCGTTCCTCCTTGACCACCGCAAAGATAGCCGCCCCCACTTCCACCATATCCACCATTATTTTTGGAAATTGTATTGTTGATAATAACTATGTTTGTAGATGAACCAAGATATATTCCTGCTCCTATATCTTTGGGTGAAAAACTAATATAGTCATAACCAGTTTGAGGGTTAGACTCACCATTAGAACCAATTCCACCTGCAATGGAATTATTTCTAATAATAAAGTTTGAACAATTAATAAGGACAATTCTTCCAAGATTAGTTGAGCCAGAACCCTGCAAGGTTAAATTTTGATTCTCAATGGTAATTCCCGATTGATTGTAGTAATAAAAGATAGGCTCATTATTATAGGTATTAGAGGAGCCAATAATATTGTTATAGCTATTTGGCTCAATGTATATGCCATATCCCTGACCGGGATTGCCAGCTGAACCATACATACCACCTGTTCCTCCCTGACCTCCTGTATTATTTGATATTATATTTTCTGATATTGTATTGTTTGTTGAATTTGAAAAATAAATGCCTGTGCCAATGCCACCAGAGCCACCCGAACCCCACATACCACCTGTTCCTCCCTGACCTCCTGTATTATTTGATATTATATTTTCTGATATTGTATTGTTTGTTGATTGTAAAAGATAT
This sequence is a window from bacterium. Protein-coding genes within it:
- a CDS encoding right-handed parallel beta-helix repeat-containing protein — its product is MKKSIFGILMGLGFMACKPIWAETYVSGTITNNTTWILANSPYVVTDTVTVASDIALTIEPGVTVRFGTETSLICYGTLNAIGIPLGTITFTLDQGTHTASHWKGIKLLGSGAQRSQISYCDIGFAKQAIYLENVPGIVVTNNFIHDNKGDDGASGSAQAGDGGCGIYLLNSNNNLIGTNTIKNNEGGQGGTGVWKSGGCGGTGCGIYLLQSTNNTISENIISNNTGGQGGTGGMWGSGGSGGIGTGIYFSNSTNNTISENIISNNTGGQGGTGGMYGSAGNPGQGYGIYIEPNSYNNIIGSSNTYNNEPIFYYYNQSGITIENQNLTLQGSGSTNLGRIVLINCSNFIIRNNSIAGGIGSNGESNPQTGYDYISFSPKDIGAGIYLGSSTNIVIINNTISKNNGGYGGSGGGYLCGGQGGTGTGIYLLHSNRVTVINNALFDNNGGNGGGSGWEAGNGDGGVGCGIYLDFSSDNVIIDNAISSNKGGNGGNGGKGGGAGGIGAGICLFSSGSNIIEGNNISNIIGGNGGNVYYYGPYPGGKGIGIYLFSSNNNNIRGNTISNNIGGQAGTGGSGGGLPGCGYGIYSISNSSSTIHYNNLSGNKNGDNTKGYGVYHDGSFATISATCNWWGHSSGPEHPITNPLGQGDKVSDWVDYKPWLPAITSLAPSFGLVGTTITVQGMGFATNTLVSIDFGTHPTITTTQSSINGTFSTTFIVSTQSPGTKLITATDSYGNLATTTFVLLPPTFLRVIPQSRIVAKGDEFVEEIRIDDVLNLKGAEVHLSFNPNVLEVLELNNGPFPSGGMVIKNYNNTLGYIDYTVIILTGSSSGS